A region from the Arthrobacter roseus genome encodes:
- the zwf gene encoding glucose-6-phosphate dehydrogenase: MPHNTASRSNPLRDPRDRRLNRIAGPSSLVLFGVTGDLARKKLLPAIYDLANRGLLPPSFALVGFGRRDWDDADFSAQVEESVRQYARTPFNETVWEQFAEGIRFVQGEFDDDEAYLRLKETMEELDAVRGTKGNHAFYLSIPPNSFEVVCQQLSTSGLAEAPTAAEGDKPWRRVVIEKPFGHDLASARELNRIVESVFPADSVFRIDHYLGKETVQNILALRFANQLFEPLWNSNYVDHVQITMAEDIGIGGRAGYYDGVGAARDVIQNHLLQLLALTAMEEPISFNATDLRAEKEKVLAAVKLPKDLSRHSARGQYTGGWQGGESVTGFLDEEGFNPHSQTETFAALRLDINTRRWATVPFYLRAGKRLGRRVTEIAVVFKRAPNLLFRDHGDDDFGQNAVVIRVQPDEGATIRFGSKVPGTQMEVRDVTMDFGYGHSFTESSPEAYERLILDVLLGEPPLFPRHEEVELSWKILDPFEEYWAGLDEQPEPYTPGSWGPASADELLARDGRTWRRP, translated from the coding sequence ATGCCCCACAACACCGCTTCTCGGAGCAACCCACTCCGGGATCCGCGCGACCGTCGCCTCAACCGCATTGCCGGGCCGTCGTCGCTGGTCCTCTTTGGCGTCACTGGCGACTTGGCCAGGAAGAAGCTCTTGCCCGCCATTTACGACCTGGCCAACCGTGGGTTACTGCCGCCGAGTTTTGCCCTCGTTGGATTTGGACGTCGTGACTGGGATGATGCTGATTTTTCTGCCCAGGTCGAGGAAAGTGTCCGACAGTACGCCCGGACTCCGTTCAACGAAACCGTGTGGGAACAGTTCGCTGAGGGTATCCGGTTTGTTCAGGGAGAGTTCGACGACGATGAAGCATACCTCCGGTTGAAAGAGACCATGGAGGAACTCGACGCGGTCCGGGGAACCAAAGGAAACCACGCCTTCTACTTGTCCATCCCGCCGAATTCGTTCGAGGTGGTCTGTCAGCAACTCTCCACCTCCGGACTGGCCGAGGCCCCCACGGCAGCAGAGGGCGACAAGCCGTGGCGGCGCGTCGTGATTGAAAAACCTTTCGGACACGACCTGGCATCGGCCAGAGAGCTGAACCGGATCGTCGAGTCAGTTTTTCCGGCCGATTCGGTATTCAGAATCGATCATTACCTGGGCAAGGAAACTGTACAGAACATCCTTGCCCTCCGTTTCGCGAACCAGCTCTTCGAACCGCTGTGGAATTCCAACTACGTGGACCATGTACAGATCACCATGGCCGAAGATATCGGTATAGGCGGACGTGCCGGTTACTACGACGGTGTTGGTGCCGCCCGCGACGTCATTCAGAACCACCTGCTGCAATTGCTGGCCCTCACGGCCATGGAAGAGCCGATCTCCTTCAACGCGACCGATCTGCGTGCTGAAAAGGAAAAGGTCCTGGCTGCAGTGAAGCTACCCAAAGACCTCTCTCGCCATTCGGCACGCGGTCAATACACTGGTGGCTGGCAGGGTGGAGAAAGCGTCACAGGCTTCCTCGATGAAGAGGGATTCAACCCGCATTCTCAGACCGAAACTTTCGCTGCCCTGCGACTGGACATCAACACTCGGCGTTGGGCAACTGTTCCGTTTTACCTTCGCGCCGGAAAGCGTCTCGGGCGGCGGGTGACGGAGATCGCGGTTGTGTTCAAACGTGCGCCGAACCTGCTCTTCCGGGACCATGGCGATGACGACTTCGGCCAAAACGCCGTCGTTATCCGGGTCCAACCCGACGAGGGAGCAACCATCAGGTTTGGATCAAAGGTACCGGGAACCCAAATGGAGGTCCGGGATGTGACCATGGACTTCGGTTACGGACATTCGTTCACAGAATCGAGCCCCGAAGCCTACGAGCGGCTGATCCTCGACGTTCTTCTCGGTGAGCCCCCGCTGTTTCCACGACACGAAGAAGTTGAGCTGTCATGGAAGATACTCGATCCCTTCGAAGAATACTGGGCTGGCCTGGACGAGCAACCCGAGCCGTATACTCCCGGCAGTTGGGGTCCGGCGTCGGCTGACGAGCTGTTGGCACGCGACGGAAGGACGTGGAGGCGGCCATGA
- a CDS encoding phosphoglycerate kinase, protein MAYISLDELLSSGVSGRRVLVRSDLNVPLEDGKVTDDGRIRASVPVITALADAGARVVVMAHLGRPQGKFRTEFSLVPVVERLRSLVPLTVRMASDVSGDDARKQAGSLVGGEVLVLENLRFDARETSKDNAERDSFAAELAALVGEDGVYVDDAFGAVHRKHASVTDITRHLPAYVGNLVSTELKVLGKLTTNPDHPYVVVLGGAKVSDKLAVIDNLMERADYLLVGGGMVFTFLAAMGHKVGGSMLEADQVETVRGYLDSAEQAGCEFILPTDIVVASRFSADAEHEVLASEDIENATFGASGLGLDIGPTSAESFARHIRSAGTVFWNGPMGVFEFDAFADGTRIVAQALAECDGFTVVGGGDSAAAVRALGFDESSFGHISTGGGASLEYLEGKELPGLMALDRQ, encoded by the coding sequence GTGGCCTACATTTCCCTCGATGAACTTCTCTCCTCCGGTGTAAGCGGACGCCGGGTACTCGTCCGTTCGGACCTGAACGTACCTCTCGAGGACGGGAAGGTAACTGATGACGGACGGATTCGTGCGTCTGTTCCGGTGATTACCGCACTTGCCGACGCTGGCGCGCGTGTCGTCGTTATGGCGCACCTAGGACGGCCCCAGGGGAAGTTTCGGACCGAGTTTTCGCTCGTTCCGGTTGTCGAGCGGTTGCGCAGTCTTGTTCCATTGACAGTGCGGATGGCATCGGACGTTTCCGGGGATGACGCCCGAAAGCAGGCAGGTTCTCTGGTAGGGGGGGAAGTCCTCGTGCTGGAGAACCTTCGTTTTGATGCTAGGGAGACGAGTAAGGACAATGCCGAGCGGGATAGCTTTGCGGCCGAGCTGGCCGCACTCGTGGGGGAAGACGGTGTTTACGTGGACGACGCCTTCGGGGCCGTGCATCGCAAGCATGCCAGCGTCACAGATATTACGCGCCATCTGCCCGCGTATGTGGGGAATCTTGTCAGTACCGAACTTAAGGTTCTGGGAAAGCTCACCACGAACCCAGACCACCCGTATGTGGTGGTTTTAGGCGGCGCCAAGGTATCCGACAAACTTGCTGTCATCGATAATCTGATGGAGAGGGCTGACTATCTGCTGGTCGGCGGCGGGATGGTGTTTACGTTCCTTGCGGCCATGGGCCACAAGGTGGGTGGAAGTATGCTCGAAGCTGATCAGGTGGAGACGGTGCGCGGATACCTGGATTCCGCAGAGCAAGCGGGTTGCGAATTTATCTTGCCCACGGACATCGTGGTGGCGTCAAGGTTCTCGGCGGACGCAGAACACGAGGTTCTCGCATCCGAGGACATCGAAAATGCGACATTTGGAGCTTCCGGGCTCGGGCTCGACATCGGCCCGACATCGGCCGAATCCTTCGCACGTCATATCCGATCGGCCGGGACAGTGTTCTGGAACGGGCCGATGGGAGTCTTCGAGTTCGATGCATTTGCCGATGGCACGCGTATAGTTGCCCAAGCTTTGGCGGAGTGTGATGGGTTTACGGTAGTTGGTGGCGGTGATTCCGCAGCAGCTGTTCGGGCGCTGGGCTTCGATGAGAGTTCCTTTGGGCACATTTCTACCGGGGGCGGAGCGAGCTTGGAGTATCTAGAAGGTAAAGAACTCCCGGGCCTTATGGCTCTGGACCGACAGTAG
- the whiA gene encoding DNA-binding protein WhiA, with the protein MALTADVKEELSRLNVRKSSERKAEVSATLRFAGGLHIISGRIVVEAEVDLASTARRLRSAIAEVYGHGCEIIVVSGGGLRRGNRYVVRVVRDGESLARQTGLLDARGRPVRGLPSVVVNGSVADAEAVWRGAFLAHGSLTEPGRSSALEVTCPGPESALALVGAARRLGIAAKARDVRGVDRVVIRDGDHIAALLTRMGAHDALMMWEERRMRKEVRATANRLANFDDANLRRSAQAAVAAGARVARALEILADDVPEHLKYAGELRVSHKEASLDELGRLADPPMTKDAVAGRIRRLLAMADKRAVELGIPGTETNVTEEMLEE; encoded by the coding sequence GTGGCCCTGACTGCGGACGTCAAGGAAGAACTGTCACGCCTGAATGTCAGGAAGTCATCAGAGCGAAAGGCTGAAGTTTCGGCGACCCTCCGGTTCGCTGGAGGGCTGCATATCATTTCTGGCCGAATTGTCGTTGAGGCTGAGGTGGATCTGGCGTCCACCGCCCGACGGCTGCGCTCGGCCATCGCGGAAGTGTACGGCCACGGTTGCGAGATCATCGTGGTCTCCGGCGGCGGGCTGCGCCGAGGAAACCGTTACGTCGTCCGCGTCGTACGCGATGGCGAGTCTTTGGCGCGGCAGACCGGTCTGCTCGACGCACGGGGTCGTCCTGTCCGGGGGTTGCCATCTGTCGTGGTCAACGGTTCCGTCGCCGATGCTGAAGCAGTCTGGCGCGGTGCTTTTCTCGCGCATGGTTCACTGACCGAGCCTGGCCGATCTTCTGCACTGGAAGTGACGTGTCCCGGACCCGAATCAGCTCTGGCGCTTGTTGGCGCGGCGCGAAGGCTCGGAATCGCTGCCAAGGCCAGAGACGTCCGAGGGGTGGACCGTGTCGTTATCCGGGATGGGGATCACATTGCAGCCCTCCTGACCCGCATGGGCGCCCATGACGCGTTGATGATGTGGGAAGAGCGCAGAATGCGGAAGGAGGTCCGTGCGACGGCGAACAGGCTGGCCAACTTTGACGACGCGAACCTGCGCCGATCAGCTCAGGCGGCTGTAGCAGCTGGCGCCCGCGTCGCGCGCGCCCTTGAAATTCTCGCTGACGATGTACCGGAGCATCTGAAGTACGCAGGGGAGTTGCGCGTGAGCCATAAGGAGGCAAGCCTCGACGAGCTAGGGCGGCTCGCCGATCCACCTATGACCAAAGACGCGGTTGCGGGACGAATCCGGCGCCTGCTTGCCATGGCCGACAAACGAGCCGTCGAACTCGGTATCCCGGGGACCGAGACAAATGTGACTGAGGAGATGCTCGAAGAGTAA
- the secG gene encoding preprotein translocase subunit SecG: MLVFLGITSLLLTLLILMHKGRGGGMSDMFGGGMSTSMGSSGVAERNLNRFTVALSLVWGVVIVGLGLIQRFSGES; the protein is encoded by the coding sequence ATGCTGGTTTTTCTCGGTATTACAAGTTTATTGCTCACCCTCTTGATCCTGATGCACAAAGGCCGCGGTGGCGGAATGTCGGACATGTTCGGTGGCGGCATGAGTACCAGCATGGGATCCTCTGGCGTCGCGGAACGGAACCTCAACCGGTTCACGGTGGCGTTGAGCCTCGTCTGGGGCGTGGTGATCGTTGGTCTCGGATTGATCCAGAGGTTCTCCGGCGAATCCTGA
- the tpiA gene encoding triose-phosphate isomerase — MTTQTNGKFDRKPLVAGNWKMNMDHVQGITLLQKLAWTLDDANHDYKRVEVAVFPPFTDLRGVQTLVHGDELDIVYGAQDLSPQDSGAYTGDISGQFLSKLKCTYVLVGHSERRSIHSEDDDMVAAKTAAAFKHNLVPILCVGEGLEVRQAGAHVQHTLSQLRAAVKGLAAEHVRKLVIAYEPVWAIGTGEVAGPEDAQEMAAAVRAEISSLYDSSVADASRVLYGGSVKAANVAATLRQRDVDGVLVGGASLDPAEFANIVRFEHHLVTD; from the coding sequence ATGACTACCCAGACCAACGGGAAATTCGACCGAAAACCACTTGTTGCCGGTAACTGGAAGATGAACATGGACCATGTCCAGGGGATTACGCTTCTTCAGAAGCTTGCTTGGACTCTCGATGACGCCAACCACGACTACAAGCGCGTTGAGGTTGCAGTTTTCCCACCGTTCACGGACCTTCGAGGCGTCCAAACCTTGGTCCATGGTGATGAATTGGACATCGTCTACGGCGCGCAGGATCTGTCGCCGCAGGACTCTGGTGCGTACACAGGCGATATCTCCGGTCAGTTTCTCAGCAAACTGAAATGTACGTATGTACTGGTTGGACACAGCGAGCGGCGGAGCATCCACTCGGAAGATGATGACATGGTTGCAGCCAAGACTGCGGCAGCGTTCAAACACAACCTCGTACCTATCCTCTGTGTCGGGGAGGGCTTAGAAGTCCGTCAAGCAGGGGCGCATGTACAACACACTCTGTCCCAGCTTCGTGCAGCCGTGAAAGGCCTCGCCGCGGAACACGTCCGGAAGCTAGTCATCGCCTACGAACCCGTATGGGCGATTGGCACCGGGGAAGTCGCCGGACCCGAGGACGCGCAGGAAATGGCAGCCGCGGTCAGAGCCGAAATCTCCTCACTCTATGATTCTTCCGTCGCGGACGCCTCGAGGGTCCTTTACGGTGGTTCAGTTAAGGCTGCCAACGTCGCCGCTACGCTCCGCCAAAGGGACGTCGATGGCGTACTGGTCGGCGGTGCCAGCCTAGACCCCGCGGAGTTTGCTAATATCGTTAGGTTCGAGCATCATCTGGTGACGGACTAG
- the gap gene encoding type I glyceraldehyde-3-phosphate dehydrogenase, with product MTTRIGINGFGRIGRNFLRATLAQGADLEVVAVNDLADTKTLAHLFKYDSVAGRLSEEVSVEGDQIVVDGRPIKVLGEKDPAHLPWKDLGVDIVIESTGLFTNAEGAQKHIDAGARKVIISAPGKGSDLTVVMGVNDHLYDDGQHNIISNASCTTNCLGPLAKILNDSFGIERGFMTTIHAYTADQNLQDAPHRDLRRARAAAINVVPTSTGAAAAIGQVIPELQGKLDGFAVRVPVPTGSLTDLTVTVSREVSAEEVNEAYRQAATQDQWKGILTYTEEPLVSSDIVSDPASAIFDSGLTKALGNQVKVVAWYDNEWGYSNRLVDLAELIASKIITTKN from the coding sequence GTGACTACACGTATTGGCATCAACGGCTTCGGCCGGATCGGTCGTAATTTCCTCCGTGCCACGCTCGCCCAGGGGGCAGACCTAGAGGTGGTCGCGGTCAACGACCTGGCCGACACCAAGACACTTGCGCACCTCTTCAAATATGACAGCGTAGCCGGCCGCCTTTCCGAGGAAGTGTCGGTCGAGGGCGATCAGATCGTCGTCGACGGACGCCCCATAAAGGTTCTCGGCGAGAAAGACCCGGCGCATCTCCCGTGGAAGGATCTGGGTGTAGATATAGTCATTGAGTCGACCGGACTTTTCACGAATGCCGAAGGCGCGCAGAAGCACATCGACGCAGGGGCTCGGAAGGTTATCATTTCAGCTCCCGGCAAGGGATCAGACCTAACCGTAGTCATGGGTGTCAATGACCACCTTTATGATGACGGCCAGCACAACATCATCTCCAACGCCTCCTGCACCACCAACTGCCTCGGCCCGCTGGCCAAGATCCTGAATGACAGCTTTGGGATTGAACGTGGGTTCATGACAACCATCCACGCTTATACCGCCGATCAGAATCTGCAGGATGCTCCTCACCGCGACCTGAGGAGGGCGCGAGCAGCAGCGATCAACGTTGTACCGACCTCCACCGGGGCAGCCGCAGCGATCGGGCAGGTGATTCCAGAGTTACAGGGCAAACTCGACGGGTTCGCTGTCCGGGTTCCTGTTCCAACGGGGTCTCTAACAGACCTCACGGTCACGGTCTCCCGTGAGGTGAGTGCTGAAGAAGTTAATGAGGCGTACCGGCAAGCGGCAACCCAGGACCAGTGGAAAGGCATTCTCACCTACACTGAGGAGCCGTTGGTGTCCTCGGACATTGTCTCTGATCCTGCCTCGGCCATCTTTGATTCAGGCCTGACGAAGGCGCTGGGAAACCAGGTAAAGGTCGTGGCTTGGTATGACAATGAATGGGGCTACTCGAACCGTCTTGTGGACCTCGCTGAGCTCATAGCTTCCAAAATCATTACTACCAAAAACTAA
- a CDS encoding uridine diphosphate-N-acetylglucosamine-binding protein YvcK, translated as MALLTGPLPMVPVDGLGPGKEAAPTVVALGGGHGLAASLSALRLLTSELTAVVTVADDGGSSGRLRRELSVLPPGDLRMALSALCDDTDWGRTWRDVMQHRFASAPGTEGSLDGHALGNLLIVTLWELLGDPVAGLQWAGALLGARGRVVPMASVPLTIEGDVLSEVDGRLIRETIHGQAQLAVAGSSRNVSDVRLLPTDAPACIDALNAVELADWVVLGPGSWYTSVLPHLLLPELRDALCQTTAKRCLTMNLSNETHETAGMRAVDHLKVIRRYAPELRIDAVLADPSVIDNHGEFEREAAAMGASVLLGKVGSSTGSPNHDPLRLATLYRDAFGAD; from the coding sequence GTGGCCCTGCTGACAGGCCCGTTGCCGATGGTGCCCGTTGATGGTCTTGGCCCCGGCAAGGAGGCGGCCCCAACGGTTGTAGCGCTCGGAGGCGGGCACGGCTTGGCCGCGTCGCTGTCAGCGCTGCGGCTGCTGACCTCTGAGCTCACCGCGGTCGTGACGGTGGCAGACGACGGCGGATCGTCGGGACGTTTGAGGCGGGAGCTGTCCGTGCTGCCTCCGGGGGATCTTCGGATGGCTCTTTCCGCGCTGTGTGACGACACGGACTGGGGCCGTACGTGGCGGGATGTGATGCAACATCGCTTCGCATCAGCGCCGGGCACCGAAGGATCCTTAGACGGTCACGCGTTGGGAAACCTACTCATTGTCACGCTCTGGGAACTTCTCGGAGACCCCGTTGCGGGTCTGCAGTGGGCTGGTGCCTTGCTTGGGGCTCGGGGTCGGGTGGTGCCGATGGCAAGTGTGCCGCTGACCATCGAAGGAGACGTCCTTTCGGAGGTGGATGGACGCTTGATCCGCGAAACGATCCATGGGCAGGCTCAACTAGCAGTTGCCGGCAGCAGCCGCAACGTCAGCGACGTACGTCTCCTGCCGACGGACGCACCAGCATGTATTGACGCGCTTAACGCCGTCGAGCTGGCCGACTGGGTGGTGCTGGGGCCGGGTTCCTGGTACACCTCTGTGCTCCCGCACTTGCTGCTACCTGAACTGCGGGATGCGCTGTGCCAGACCACGGCAAAGCGCTGCCTGACCATGAACCTGAGTAATGAAACACATGAAACGGCCGGAATGCGTGCTGTCGACCATCTGAAGGTCATCCGGCGATACGCTCCGGAACTCCGTATCGATGCTGTACTGGCGGATCCTTCGGTCATCGACAACCATGGGGAATTCGAGCGGGAGGCGGCGGCGATGGGCGCCAGCGTGCTTTTGGGTAAAGTGGGTTCTTCCACGGGTTCGCCCAATCACGACCCGTTGCGCTTAGCGACCCTCTACCGGGACGCGTTCGGCGCGGACTGA
- the pgl gene encoding 6-phosphogluconolactonase, with protein MNAEPEISLHESPTDVAQAVARHVLIRLHEVQRERGEATLVLTGGSMGIAALQETASHELCRSVDWRRVNIWWGDERFLPSDHPDRNHVQAKAALLDHVMLDPARIHPMGSTGTFDDVDMAAASYAAELIKDASRSGKDELPTLDVLLLGVGPDAHIASLFPELGAIRVTGTAVVGVRDSPKPPTERVSLTLDTITSADDVVLAVAGENKAGAVGLALAGASPIQVPAAGARGTRRTLWMIDRQAAAQVPTALLP; from the coding sequence GTGAACGCTGAACCCGAGATCAGTCTGCATGAATCCCCTACCGATGTGGCCCAGGCCGTGGCCAGACACGTACTGATCAGATTGCATGAGGTGCAGCGGGAGCGGGGCGAAGCGACGTTAGTCCTGACGGGTGGGTCGATGGGTATCGCCGCTCTCCAAGAAACCGCTTCACACGAGTTGTGCAGGTCTGTGGACTGGCGCCGCGTCAACATATGGTGGGGTGATGAGCGTTTCCTCCCTTCAGATCATCCAGACCGCAACCACGTGCAGGCAAAAGCGGCGCTGCTCGATCACGTAATGCTAGATCCTGCTCGGATCCATCCGATGGGCTCCACAGGTACCTTCGACGACGTCGATATGGCCGCTGCCTCCTATGCTGCTGAATTGATTAAAGACGCTAGTCGTTCCGGAAAAGATGAATTACCGACCCTCGATGTCTTGCTTCTGGGTGTTGGTCCAGACGCTCACATAGCGTCGCTCTTTCCCGAACTTGGCGCGATCCGCGTCACAGGCACCGCTGTTGTCGGCGTGCGCGATTCGCCGAAGCCTCCTACAGAACGGGTTTCTTTGACACTGGATACCATCACCTCAGCGGACGACGTGGTCCTGGCTGTAGCAGGTGAGAACAAGGCTGGCGCAGTTGGGCTGGCGCTCGCTGGAGCGTCCCCGATTCAGGTGCCAGCTGCCGGCGCGCGTGGCACTCGGCGAACGCTCTGGATGATCGACAGGCAGGCAGCGGCACAAGTGCCCACGGCGCTCCTGCCCTAG
- a CDS encoding Fe-Mn family superoxide dismutase: MNEYTLPELDYDYAALEPHISARIMELHHSKHHAAYVKGANDAMTQLAEAREQGQFGNIPKLSKDLAFHTGGHINHSVFWKNLSPEGGGRPDGELAAAIDDAFGSFDAFQGQFNAAALSLQGSGWAFLAYEPIGGNLVVEQLYDQQGNVALGTTPLLMLDMWEHAFYLDYVNVKADYVKAFWNIANWQDVAARFNAARSNATGLILVGE, translated from the coding sequence GTGAACGAATACACACTTCCCGAGCTCGACTACGACTACGCGGCTCTTGAGCCCCACATTTCGGCGCGCATCATGGAGCTGCACCACAGCAAGCACCATGCGGCTTACGTCAAGGGAGCCAATGATGCTATGACGCAGTTGGCCGAGGCACGCGAGCAGGGCCAGTTCGGGAACATTCCGAAACTTTCCAAAGACCTTGCCTTCCACACCGGCGGTCATATCAACCACTCCGTTTTCTGGAAGAACCTCTCACCGGAGGGTGGCGGCAGGCCTGACGGCGAACTGGCAGCGGCCATCGACGACGCTTTCGGCTCGTTCGACGCGTTCCAGGGGCAATTCAACGCCGCTGCTCTGAGCCTTCAGGGGTCAGGATGGGCATTTCTGGCCTATGAGCCCATTGGCGGGAATCTCGTCGTTGAGCAGCTCTACGATCAGCAGGGCAACGTCGCGCTTGGCACAACCCCTCTGCTCATGCTCGACATGTGGGAGCACGCTTTCTACCTTGACTATGTCAATGTAAAGGCTGACTACGTGAAGGCCTTCTGGAACATCGCGAACTGGCAGGACGTTGCAGCCCGTTTCAACGCTGCACGCTCTAACGCCACTGGTCTCATCCTCGTCGGAGAGTAG
- a CDS encoding glucose-6-phosphate isomerase — MRSLSVQASGAGKDAINAYVPKLVEDSVASRIMAKDATLWGPETEPEASKRLDWVDLARSSRPLVQEIIDLRESFAVEGVDRFVLAGMGGSSLAPELITSTVGVPLTVLDSTDPEQVHAALEGGLQRTAMIVSSKSGSTLETDSQLRIFAEAFADAGIAAPSRIVVVTDAGSALDNQAREDGYRRVFNANPNVGGRYSALTAFGLVPSGLAGADLGQLLDDAEEAARILAEDSAENMGLRLGAALGGTNPLRDKIVIVDESSGLNGFASWAEQLIAESTGKAGTGLLPVVAEHGAPETLDPDHDIQLVRLISPEAEAAPNGAEVWVAGSLGGQLLLWEFATVVAGRILGINPFDQPDVEAAKKAARGLLDQEPQPSPAVATFGDIEVRGTEDITHDPQSLDAALESLFSTLGPDGYLSIQAYLNREADHLGPIRSQLSRVTGRPVTFGWGPRFLHSTGQFHKGGPSVGVFLQITAETTSDLKIPGREFSFGDLIAAQAAGDAQVLAEHDRPVLRLHLLDRSRGLAQLQSAVTRISDVRK, encoded by the coding sequence ATGAGGTCTCTCTCCGTTCAGGCTTCCGGCGCGGGCAAAGACGCGATCAACGCTTACGTGCCCAAGCTTGTTGAAGACTCCGTCGCTTCCAGAATCATGGCAAAGGATGCCACCCTTTGGGGGCCAGAAACAGAACCTGAGGCTTCAAAACGGTTGGACTGGGTTGATTTGGCGCGCTCGTCCCGTCCGCTTGTCCAGGAGATCATCGATCTGCGTGAAAGTTTCGCGGTTGAGGGCGTGGACCGATTTGTTCTTGCTGGCATGGGTGGTTCGTCGCTAGCCCCCGAGTTGATCACCTCCACCGTAGGGGTGCCCCTGACCGTTCTGGACAGCACTGACCCGGAGCAAGTGCACGCTGCCCTTGAAGGGGGCCTGCAGCGCACAGCAATGATCGTTTCGTCGAAATCGGGTTCAACGCTGGAAACAGATTCGCAGCTACGCATCTTCGCCGAGGCATTCGCGGACGCAGGCATCGCAGCCCCATCCCGGATCGTCGTCGTGACCGATGCCGGATCCGCTCTGGACAACCAGGCACGTGAGGACGGATACCGCCGGGTCTTCAACGCGAACCCCAACGTCGGCGGTCGCTACTCCGCGCTGACAGCTTTCGGTCTAGTGCCCTCGGGGTTGGCGGGCGCAGACCTTGGGCAGTTGTTGGATGACGCCGAGGAAGCTGCCCGCATTTTGGCGGAGGACTCAGCGGAAAATATGGGCCTGCGGCTCGGTGCTGCCCTCGGCGGGACCAATCCGCTACGTGACAAGATCGTCATTGTGGACGAGTCCTCCGGATTGAACGGATTCGCCTCCTGGGCTGAACAGCTCATTGCCGAATCAACGGGAAAGGCGGGCACCGGACTGCTGCCGGTCGTGGCCGAACACGGTGCTCCCGAAACCTTAGACCCAGACCACGACATACAGCTGGTTCGGCTGATCTCCCCGGAGGCAGAGGCTGCTCCCAACGGCGCTGAAGTATGGGTAGCCGGCAGCCTCGGTGGCCAGCTGCTGCTCTGGGAATTTGCAACAGTCGTCGCCGGACGGATACTCGGCATCAACCCGTTTGACCAGCCAGATGTCGAAGCGGCCAAGAAAGCGGCGCGGGGATTATTGGACCAGGAGCCCCAGCCGTCGCCCGCGGTCGCAACCTTCGGTGACATCGAAGTCCGCGGAACCGAGGATATTACCCATGACCCACAAAGCCTGGATGCAGCTCTCGAGAGTCTATTCTCTACTCTGGGTCCAGACGGATACCTGAGTATCCAGGCGTACCTGAACCGGGAGGCCGACCACCTCGGGCCCATACGGTCACAGCTCTCACGCGTCACTGGTCGTCCAGTCACTTTCGGCTGGGGTCCCAGGTTCCTCCACTCCACCGGACAGTTCCATAAAGGCGGACCGTCAGTGGGCGTTTTCCTACAGATCACGGCAGAAACAACGTCCGACCTTAAGATCCCCGGCAGGGAATTCAGTTTCGGTGATCTCATAGCCGCACAGGCGGCAGGAGATGCGCAAGTTTTAGCCGAACACGACCGCCCCGTGCTCAGGTTGCATCTGCTGGACCGGTCTCGTGGATTGGCTCAACTGCAAAGTGCCGTAACCCGAATTTCTGACGTCAGAAAGTAA